One part of the Sorangiineae bacterium MSr11954 genome encodes these proteins:
- a CDS encoding LysM peptidoglycan-binding domain-containing protein, with protein sequence MPTLGKGLSPPKRVAKAPDSNAGPKKGGGGSGAPARKPANGASGRGKGPAVKSATRTPDVNARRQVAGGSTSDDVAAGYESTELRTLHEAERELFPPASPVPGTSWPAELGSPLSAAPEYPHVHASGLPPAPVASAPPSAEGGRDLSWMADLKLPDFPIRWDPRVVRYLEFFKDDPRGRTMLAIWYRRSGRYRSMVSRVLRRKSAPEDLFWLAMVESGFDPAARSPVGALGLWQFMPETGRQYGLLQDRWVDHRLHPQLATEAAADFLNDLHRRFGSWELAIASYNMGYAGMLALVRKFNTNDFWTLSRLEGALPWETTLYVPKIMAAAIVGRNLAVFGISEDKVEPAVAYDEVAVPPGTALSSVASAIGAPTKEISELNLELRAQRTPPLDPSDPKPDPARPGEALAAIGYPVKVPAGKGVVLAQNMAKIKKNFVAPERYVVRFGESLEQIASARSIALAKIIELNGIAQGEVVRGGTVLLLPPGKGGGSAPSPASSGPAASSGDKPVVIVPSDVFVYPDRRRVFYRVVTGDTLRDVAGTFHVSVDEIRRWNEIDPVGRLQEGMTLQLFVPADADLSKVMVLSENDVRTIAVGTEDFFTYWEGQKGRRRITVAAKAGETIEMIGRRYGVTPASMERINRKSRNEGLKEGEVVVVYLPPNSKSADPGASAIDPFAGEPLGPLPPAPAPNALP encoded by the coding sequence TTGCCGACCCTGGGAAAGGGGCTCTCGCCCCCCAAACGTGTGGCCAAGGCCCCCGATTCGAACGCGGGCCCGAAGAAGGGTGGAGGAGGCAGCGGAGCACCGGCCCGTAAGCCGGCGAACGGCGCGAGCGGGCGCGGGAAAGGTCCCGCTGTCAAATCGGCAACGCGCACACCCGATGTGAATGCGCGAAGGCAAGTGGCGGGTGGTTCCACGAGCGACGATGTCGCCGCGGGGTACGAGAGCACGGAGCTCCGCACCTTGCACGAGGCCGAGCGCGAGCTTTTTCCGCCCGCCTCGCCGGTACCCGGTACGAGCTGGCCCGCGGAGCTGGGATCGCCGCTCAGCGCAGCGCCGGAGTATCCGCACGTGCACGCGTCGGGGCTTCCGCCCGCGCCCGTTGCGAGCGCGCCGCCGTCGGCCGAAGGGGGAAGGGATCTGTCGTGGATGGCGGACCTTAAACTGCCGGATTTCCCCATTCGATGGGATCCGCGGGTGGTTCGTTACCTCGAATTTTTCAAAGACGATCCGCGCGGCCGAACCATGCTCGCCATCTGGTACCGGCGCTCGGGGCGCTACCGTTCGATGGTCAGCCGCGTGCTCCGGCGCAAGTCCGCGCCCGAGGATCTGTTCTGGCTCGCCATGGTGGAAAGCGGCTTCGATCCGGCGGCGCGCTCGCCGGTGGGGGCGCTCGGGCTCTGGCAGTTCATGCCAGAGACAGGGAGACAATACGGGCTCCTGCAAGATCGCTGGGTCGACCACCGCCTGCATCCGCAGCTGGCCACCGAGGCGGCCGCCGACTTTCTCAACGATTTGCACCGGCGCTTCGGCAGCTGGGAGCTGGCCATCGCCTCCTACAACATGGGCTACGCCGGCATGCTGGCGCTGGTGCGCAAGTTCAATACGAACGACTTTTGGACCTTGTCGCGGCTCGAGGGCGCGCTGCCCTGGGAGACGACGCTCTATGTGCCGAAGATCATGGCCGCGGCCATCGTGGGGCGAAACCTCGCGGTATTTGGCATTTCGGAGGACAAGGTCGAGCCTGCCGTCGCGTACGACGAAGTGGCGGTTCCACCGGGCACCGCGCTCTCCTCGGTGGCCTCGGCCATCGGGGCTCCAACGAAGGAAATCTCCGAATTGAATCTGGAGCTGCGCGCGCAGCGGACGCCGCCTCTGGACCCGAGCGATCCCAAACCGGATCCTGCGCGTCCGGGCGAAGCTCTGGCCGCGATCGGTTATCCCGTGAAGGTGCCGGCCGGAAAGGGCGTGGTGCTCGCGCAGAATATGGCCAAAATCAAGAAGAACTTCGTGGCGCCCGAGCGCTATGTCGTTCGCTTTGGCGAGAGCTTGGAGCAGATCGCGAGCGCCCGCAGCATCGCGCTGGCGAAGATCATCGAGCTCAATGGCATCGCGCAAGGCGAGGTCGTCCGCGGTGGGACGGTGCTCCTCCTTCCGCCCGGAAAAGGTGGAGGATCCGCGCCTTCGCCGGCTTCCTCGGGGCCGGCGGCGAGCTCGGGGGACAAGCCGGTGGTCATCGTTCCCTCCGACGTCTTCGTCTATCCGGATCGGCGCCGCGTTTTTTATCGCGTGGTGACCGGCGATACCCTGCGCGACGTGGCGGGCACCTTCCACGTCTCCGTCGACGAAATCCGCCGCTGGAACGAGATCGATCCGGTGGGGCGCCTCCAAGAGGGAATGACGTTGCAATTGTTCGTTCCGGCCGACGCCGATTTGAGCAAGGTCATGGTCCTGTCCGAAAACGACGTGCGCACCATCGCGGTGGGCACCGAGGACTTCTTCACGTACTGGGAGGGCCAAAAAGGGCGCAGGCGCATCACGGTGGCCGCCAAAGCGGGCGAGACCATCGAAATGATCGGGCGCCGCTACGGGGTGACCCCGGCCTCGATGGAGCGCATCAACCGCAAAAGTCGCAACGAGGGGCTCAAAGAAGGGGAGGTGGTGGTCGTCTACCTGCCGCCCAACTCCAAGTCCGCCGATCCGGGCGCCAGCGCGATCGATCCCTTCGCCGGCGAGCCACTCGGCCCGCTTCCGCCCGCGCCCGCTCCCAACGCGCTGCCCTGA
- the allB gene encoding allantoinase AllB — translation MKLDLCLRSQRVVTPEGVRPACVQIAQGRIVAVEAWEAAPEGCPVEDAGHLVVMPGIVDTHVHVNDPGRSEWEGFETATRAAAAGGVTTLMDMPLNSIPPTTTVRGLAAKRAAAEGKCRVDVALCGGLVPGNASELERVFDAGALAFKCFLAESGVDEFPHVSESDLEVGMRRLAELGAPLLVHAELPGPLAEAAGAALSPEEARRYAHYLASRPKRAEEEAVAMVFRLAARFGTRAHIVHLSASTALPILREARDRHLPVSAETCPHYLSFAAEDVPDGATSYKCAPPIRERANRDALWDALREGLLDQVVTDHSPASPSLKCVDSGDFMRAWGGIASLQLGLPAVWSGTRARGLSLEHLARWMCEGPAKLVGLYGRKGVLQKGADADFVVWDPDGVWTIDAARLEHRHKITPYDGRSLYGVVKATYLRGEKIYEASHGNAGADPFVGTPRGSLIGRGNV, via the coding sequence ATGAAATTGGACCTATGCCTGCGCAGCCAACGCGTCGTCACGCCCGAAGGGGTGCGCCCGGCGTGTGTGCAGATCGCGCAAGGGCGGATCGTAGCGGTGGAGGCTTGGGAGGCCGCGCCGGAGGGCTGTCCCGTCGAGGACGCCGGCCATCTCGTCGTGATGCCGGGCATCGTCGATACGCATGTGCATGTCAACGATCCGGGGAGGAGCGAGTGGGAGGGCTTCGAGACGGCCACGCGCGCCGCGGCCGCGGGCGGGGTGACGACCTTGATGGATATGCCGCTCAACAGCATTCCGCCGACGACCACCGTTCGGGGGCTCGCCGCCAAGCGGGCCGCGGCCGAGGGAAAATGCCGGGTCGATGTGGCCCTCTGCGGCGGCCTGGTGCCGGGAAATGCCTCGGAGCTCGAGCGCGTGTTCGACGCGGGCGCGCTGGCGTTCAAGTGCTTTCTCGCCGAGTCGGGGGTCGATGAGTTTCCCCATGTGAGCGAGAGCGATCTCGAGGTGGGGATGCGCCGCCTGGCCGAGCTGGGCGCGCCGCTTTTGGTGCACGCCGAGCTCCCTGGTCCGCTCGCGGAGGCCGCGGGCGCCGCGCTCTCGCCGGAGGAGGCGCGACGGTATGCGCATTATCTGGCGTCGCGTCCGAAACGGGCCGAGGAGGAAGCGGTCGCCATGGTCTTCCGCCTGGCGGCCCGCTTTGGAACGCGCGCCCACATCGTGCATTTGTCCGCCTCCACCGCGCTCCCCATTTTGCGCGAGGCGCGCGATCGGCACCTGCCGGTGAGCGCCGAGACGTGCCCGCACTACCTGTCGTTCGCCGCCGAAGACGTGCCGGATGGCGCCACCAGCTACAAATGTGCGCCGCCCATTCGGGAGCGCGCGAACCGCGATGCCCTGTGGGACGCCCTTCGCGAAGGGCTCCTCGATCAAGTCGTGACGGATCATTCGCCGGCGTCGCCCTCGTTGAAGTGCGTCGACTCGGGGGACTTCATGCGCGCCTGGGGCGGCATCGCGTCCTTGCAGCTCGGGTTGCCCGCGGTCTGGAGCGGCACGCGCGCGCGCGGCCTCTCGCTCGAGCACCTCGCGCGCTGGATGTGCGAGGGTCCGGCGAAGCTCGTTGGACTGTACGGGCGCAAAGGGGTCCTCCAAAAGGGCGCCGACGCCGACTTCGTCGTCTGGGATCCGGACGGAGTTTGGACCATCGACGCCGCGCGGCTCGAGCACCGTCACAAGATCACGCCGTACGACGGGCGCTCGCTGTACGGTGTGGTGAAGGCGACGTATCTGCGCGGCGAGAAAATCTACGAAGCGTCGCACGGGAACGCGGGGGCCGATCCCTTCGTCGGCACGCCGCGCGGCAGCTTGATCGGACGAGGAAACGTATGA
- a CDS encoding phosphoenolpyruvate kinase, translating to MKTNLSEATLAPLFAKLRTANDAFAQRYPGERSARQPVHTVYGGAHLFRANTAPRLGELARASLAAHAPDFIAFARAVDLPGAHRIHESPRDAWLAETVYARVVEKLAREPVEDFRIDFEDGYGTRSDAEEDGHAVAAANEVAKALAEGTLPPFIGIRIKPLTEEHHARSLRTLDGFLGTLLEATGGKLPPNYVTTLPKVQLPEHVAVMAEALELLEARFRLPKGSLVFEIMVEQTQAIFAPDGKVALPALIDAAAGRCVAAHLGTYDYTASCGITAAHQHMAHPACDFAKHVMQVSLAGTGIWLSDGATNVMPVGPHRGAQLTPQQIAENRQSVHDAWKLHMRHTRGSLETGFYQGWDLHPAQLPVRFAAVYAFFLEALAPASERLKNFVEKAAQATLVGDVFDDAATGQGLLNFFLRGIHCGAITEEEASATGLGLDEIRGRSFVKILRDRADPQRITAVPS from the coding sequence ATGAAAACGAACCTGTCCGAGGCGACCCTCGCGCCGCTCTTCGCCAAGCTGCGCACGGCCAACGATGCGTTCGCGCAGCGCTACCCGGGCGAGCGGAGCGCGCGCCAGCCGGTGCACACCGTTTACGGCGGCGCGCACCTGTTTCGTGCGAACACCGCGCCCCGTTTGGGCGAGCTCGCGCGCGCCTCCCTGGCCGCGCACGCCCCGGACTTCATCGCCTTTGCGCGCGCCGTCGATCTGCCGGGGGCGCACCGCATCCATGAGTCGCCGCGGGACGCATGGCTGGCCGAGACCGTGTACGCGCGCGTGGTCGAGAAGCTCGCGCGCGAGCCGGTGGAAGACTTCCGCATCGACTTCGAAGACGGCTACGGCACCCGCTCCGATGCGGAGGAAGACGGGCACGCGGTGGCGGCCGCGAACGAAGTCGCCAAGGCCCTCGCCGAGGGCACGCTGCCGCCCTTCATCGGCATTCGCATCAAGCCGCTCACCGAGGAGCACCACGCGCGCAGCCTCCGCACCCTGGACGGCTTTCTCGGCACCTTGCTCGAGGCCACGGGCGGAAAGCTCCCGCCCAACTATGTCACCACCTTGCCGAAGGTGCAGCTCCCCGAGCACGTCGCCGTCATGGCCGAGGCGCTCGAGCTCTTGGAAGCGCGCTTTCGCCTGCCCAAGGGCTCGCTCGTCTTTGAGATCATGGTCGAGCAGACGCAGGCCATCTTCGCCCCGGACGGCAAGGTCGCGCTCCCCGCGCTGATCGACGCTGCCGCCGGCCGCTGCGTGGCCGCGCACCTCGGCACCTACGACTATACGGCGAGCTGCGGCATCACCGCGGCCCACCAGCACATGGCGCACCCCGCGTGCGACTTCGCCAAGCACGTGATGCAGGTCAGCCTCGCCGGCACGGGCATCTGGCTCTCCGACGGCGCCACCAACGTGATGCCCGTGGGCCCGCACCGCGGCGCCCAGCTCACCCCGCAGCAGATCGCCGAGAACCGTCAAAGCGTGCATGATGCATGGAAATTGCACATGCGGCACACGCGCGGCTCGCTCGAGACCGGCTTTTACCAGGGCTGGGATCTCCACCCCGCGCAGCTGCCCGTGCGCTTCGCCGCCGTGTACGCGTTCTTCCTGGAGGCGCTGGCCCCCGCCTCCGAGCGGCTCAAGAATTTCGTCGAGAAAGCCGCGCAGGCCACCTTGGTCGGCGACGTCTTCGACGACGCGGCCACCGGTCAAGGGCTGCTCAACTTCTTCCTGCGCGGCATCCACTGCGGCGCCATCACCGAGGAAGAAGCCTCCGCCACGGGCCTCGGCTTGGACGAAATCCGCGGCCGCTCCTTCGTGAAAATCCTACGCGACCGCGCCGATCCGCAGCGGATCACCGCGGTCCCGTCGTAG
- the uraH gene encoding hydroxyisourate hydrolase, with amino-acid sequence MSSISTHVLDTSRGRPAAGVPVTLEQRDAGGQWTERGRGTTDDDGRLRDLLHEPLAAAEYRLTFDTETYFRASGVTGFFPYVQIAFIVRDPGTHHHVPLLLNPYGYSTYRGS; translated from the coding sequence ATGAGCAGCATCTCCACCCACGTCCTCGACACATCGAGGGGCCGGCCCGCCGCCGGTGTGCCGGTCACCTTGGAGCAGCGCGATGCGGGCGGGCAATGGACCGAGCGCGGTCGCGGCACCACCGACGACGACGGCCGGCTGCGCGACCTTTTGCACGAACCTTTGGCCGCGGCCGAGTACCGTCTCACGTTCGACACGGAGACCTACTTCCGCGCATCCGGGGTTACGGGGTTCTTCCCATATGTGCAGATCGCATTCATCGTGCGCGACCCCGGGACACACCATCACGTGCCGCTACTTTTGAACCCATACGGATATTCGACTTACCGCGGGAGCTGA
- a CDS encoding ATP-binding protein produces MQGGRMQMAWLDGQEIEGPGIRNVRIPAPPPEARLLSGFFRVAFEQTNDAMLAVGSDGRVLDANASACLFFELSREQLLRATVHELIRPDALGAIGGAMGAGGALGLGVTAASPPSAEGTAGEGSVFPAVCTRESAIVRGDGTERGAEVTLRSHVVPDVHLLVMRDRAERRGPTAHLLRADRLSTFGMLAAGVAHEINNPLMYAMTNLRSVLRRIPELEACARTGARADLVDALEEMGRMLATADEGIERVGTLVRDLRISSRESDQRERIDVRSILESCLNIAHGEIRQRARVVRDYADISNVEGNSGRLGQVFLNLLVNAAQAIPEQRVGGEIRVVTRSFDDACIAVEIHDNGLGIEPHMIHRIFEPFFTTKAAGEGTGLGLYIARAIVHEMGGRIEAESNKGLGTMVRVVLPQAPQVTTATTGPR; encoded by the coding sequence ATGCAAGGGGGCCGCATGCAGATGGCGTGGCTGGACGGGCAAGAGATCGAGGGGCCGGGGATCCGAAACGTGCGGATCCCCGCGCCGCCGCCGGAGGCGCGGCTTCTGTCCGGATTCTTTCGCGTGGCGTTCGAGCAGACCAACGACGCCATGCTGGCCGTGGGGAGCGATGGCCGCGTCCTCGACGCGAACGCCTCCGCGTGCCTCTTTTTCGAGCTCTCGCGCGAGCAATTGCTCCGCGCCACCGTCCACGAGCTGATTCGACCGGACGCGCTGGGCGCCATCGGCGGCGCGATGGGCGCGGGCGGCGCGCTTGGACTGGGCGTGACGGCCGCCTCGCCCCCGAGCGCGGAGGGCACGGCGGGCGAAGGGAGCGTCTTTCCCGCGGTTTGCACGAGGGAGAGCGCCATCGTGCGCGGGGATGGAACGGAGCGCGGGGCCGAGGTGACGTTGCGCAGCCACGTGGTCCCCGACGTTCACTTGCTGGTGATGCGCGACCGCGCCGAGCGGCGCGGACCGACGGCGCATTTGCTGCGGGCGGACCGGCTCTCGACATTTGGCATGCTGGCGGCGGGCGTGGCGCACGAGATCAACAACCCGCTCATGTACGCCATGACGAATTTGCGCTCGGTGCTCCGGCGCATCCCCGAGCTCGAGGCGTGCGCGCGAACGGGCGCGCGGGCCGACTTGGTGGACGCCCTCGAAGAGATGGGCCGCATGCTGGCCACGGCCGACGAAGGGATCGAACGGGTCGGAACCCTGGTGCGCGATCTGCGCATCTCGTCGCGCGAGAGCGACCAACGCGAGCGCATCGACGTGCGCAGCATCCTCGAGTCGTGCCTCAACATCGCCCACGGCGAGATCCGCCAGCGCGCGCGGGTGGTGCGGGACTACGCGGACATCTCCAACGTGGAGGGCAACTCCGGACGGCTCGGGCAGGTGTTCCTGAACCTCCTCGTCAACGCCGCGCAGGCCATCCCCGAGCAGCGGGTGGGCGGCGAGATCCGGGTGGTGACACGCAGCTTCGACGATGCGTGCATCGCCGTGGAGATCCACGACAACGGGCTCGGCATCGAGCCGCACATGATCCATCGCATCTTCGAGCCGTTCTTCACCACCAAGGCGGCGGGCGAAGGTACGGGGCTCGGCCTCTACATCGCGCGCGCCATCGTCCACGAGATGGGCGGCCGCATCGAGGCCGAGAGCAACAAAGGGCTGGGTACGATGGTGCGCGTCGTTCTTCCGCAGGCTCCGCAGGTTACGACGGCTACGACGGGACCGCGGTGA
- a CDS encoding urate hydroxylase PuuD yields MRELLDLLVRWVHLIAGIMWIGNSMLWNWLDRNLRPRAGAPEGFEGEIWMVHSGGFYQMEKKQLAPSQMPEVLHWFKWQAYTTWMSGFALLLLVYYMGDASFLVDPAVAKISHGAAMGIGMGSLIGGFLVYDLIWRSPLRTKEPVAITLCFVLLAAIIYGLNHLLSGRAAFIHVGALLGSIMVGNVFFHIMPSQRELIALTKAGKRQDAKLGKHAKQRSIHNNYMTFPVLFIMLSNHFPSTYGNSLNWLVLAVLMVAGALVRHFMNIRFWWRGWLAGIASTVIIGVGITFALTTRSSDPPPAAAATNPQEKVDFTAVRIVVGQRCVPCHSAKPTDDQWKVPPNNVVFDSPEQIKMYAERIKTRAVITKTMPFGNKTGMTQDERDLLARWFLQGSPIE; encoded by the coding sequence GTGCGAGAGCTTCTCGATCTGCTGGTGCGCTGGGTGCATCTCATCGCCGGCATCATGTGGATTGGCAACTCCATGCTGTGGAACTGGCTGGATCGCAATCTGCGGCCGCGCGCCGGCGCCCCCGAGGGGTTCGAGGGGGAGATCTGGATGGTCCACAGCGGCGGCTTCTATCAGATGGAGAAGAAGCAGCTCGCGCCCAGCCAGATGCCCGAGGTGCTGCACTGGTTCAAATGGCAGGCGTACACCACCTGGATGAGCGGCTTCGCGCTTCTCTTGCTGGTGTATTACATGGGCGACGCGTCGTTCCTGGTCGATCCGGCGGTGGCGAAGATCAGCCATGGCGCGGCCATGGGCATCGGCATGGGGAGCCTGATCGGCGGCTTCCTGGTCTATGACCTCATCTGGCGCTCGCCCCTCCGCACGAAAGAGCCGGTGGCGATCACTCTCTGCTTCGTGCTGCTGGCCGCGATCATCTATGGGCTCAACCATCTGCTCAGCGGGCGCGCGGCCTTCATTCACGTGGGGGCGCTGCTCGGCAGCATCATGGTGGGAAATGTTTTCTTCCACATCATGCCATCCCAGCGAGAGCTCATCGCTCTGACCAAGGCGGGCAAGCGCCAAGACGCCAAACTGGGAAAGCACGCCAAGCAGCGCAGCATCCACAACAATTACATGACGTTTCCGGTGCTCTTCATCATGTTGAGCAACCACTTTCCAAGCACTTACGGCAACTCGCTCAATTGGCTGGTGCTGGCGGTGCTCATGGTGGCCGGAGCCCTCGTACGTCACTTCATGAACATTCGCTTCTGGTGGCGCGGCTGGCTGGCCGGGATCGCGAGCACCGTGATCATCGGGGTGGGAATCACCTTTGCTCTCACCACGCGCTCGAGCGATCCACCCCCCGCCGCAGCCGCGACCAACCCGCAGGAAAAGGTCGACTTTACGGCGGTTCGCATCGTCGTCGGCCAGCGCTGCGTACCATGCCACTCGGCCAAGCCCACGGACGATCAGTGGAAGGTGCCGCCGAACAACGTGGTCTTCGATTCGCCCGAGCAAATCAAGATGTATGCGGAGCGGATCAAGACCCGCGCCGTGATTACGAAAACCATGCCATTCGGCAACAAAACGGGGATGACGCAGGATGAGCGGGATTTGCTCGCGCGTTGGTTCCTACAAGGCAGTCCGATCGAATAA
- a CDS encoding FAD binding domain-containing protein, translating into MMLESTAKRPRAAHAPAGLEAAELVRPTTVREALSLLEKAAQAGRAVMVLAGGTDLIVDRHLLPIDRAHRVDLVVDVTRIEQFHAIAKDGERLSFAGGVTYWDLRRERLVLEAIPMLAEMAKDVGAVQIQTRGTLAGNIASASPAADGVPALMALDANVHLASTQGSRTIPLAQFFTGYRKTVMRPDELIVRIDVRLPGSAKVSWRKVGTRQAQSISKVALASVIDVANGTIRHARFGMASVAATTHPLDHVRTYVEGRALSAIDPAEVDLALGRDIQPIDDVRSTGEYRMHVARSLVRRALASVSA; encoded by the coding sequence ATGATGCTGGAATCGACCGCAAAAAGGCCGCGCGCGGCGCACGCTCCCGCGGGGCTCGAGGCCGCCGAGTTGGTCCGGCCGACCACGGTGCGCGAGGCGCTTTCGCTGCTCGAAAAGGCCGCCCAGGCCGGGCGCGCCGTGATGGTGCTCGCCGGCGGGACCGATCTGATCGTCGACCGGCACCTTCTCCCCATCGACCGCGCGCACCGGGTCGATTTGGTGGTGGACGTCACCCGAATCGAGCAGTTTCACGCCATCGCCAAAGACGGCGAGCGGCTCTCCTTCGCCGGCGGTGTGACCTATTGGGATCTCCGCCGCGAGCGGCTGGTCCTCGAGGCGATCCCCATGTTGGCCGAGATGGCCAAAGACGTGGGCGCCGTGCAAATTCAAACGCGCGGCACCCTCGCCGGCAACATCGCCAGCGCATCGCCCGCAGCCGATGGCGTGCCCGCGCTCATGGCGCTCGACGCCAACGTCCACCTCGCGAGCACGCAGGGCTCCCGCACGATCCCGCTGGCGCAGTTCTTCACCGGCTACCGCAAGACCGTGATGCGACCGGACGAGCTCATCGTCCGCATCGACGTTCGCCTCCCGGGATCCGCCAAGGTCTCCTGGCGCAAGGTGGGGACGCGGCAGGCGCAGTCGATCTCCAAGGTCGCCCTCGCGAGCGTCATCGATGTCGCCAACGGTACGATTCGCCACGCGCGCTTCGGCATGGCCTCCGTAGCGGCCACCACCCACCCGCTCGATCATGTGCGCACGTACGTGGAGGGCCGCGCGCTCTCCGCCATCGATCCCGCCGAGGTGGACCTCGCGCTCGGCCGCGACATTCAGCCCATCGACGACGTGCGCAGCACGGGCGAATACCGCATGCACGTTGCGCGCAGCTTGGTCCGCCGGGCGCTCGCCAGCGTGAGCGCATGA
- the alc gene encoding allantoicase, with translation MTDFTELMDLAAERLGGAVVYANDEFFAEKENLLKATKPVFIEGKYTDRGKWMDGWETRRRRIPGHDFCIVRLGLAGVVRGVVVDTAFFKGNYPAACSIDGCALPGRPTGEELASESTPWVEILPKTALCGDSQNLFPIDAGLRLTHLRVHIYPDGGVARLRVHGDVLPAPRWAGRSGAEVDLAAAEHGALVVACNDMFFGSRHNLIMPGRGIDMGDGWETKRSRAEGPDWAIVRLAAEGSVDRIEVDTNHFKGNYPDTCAIHGIRARPNATAAELLADESQWKLLVPRIKLQAHTRHFLEEELTAERGPYTHVRLSIYPDGGVSRLRVHGTVTADGREALGLRHLNFAPSPELVTLLTNCCGSRAWVDKMVHARPFLDREALIAQAREVWQALGKDDYLEAFRHHPRIGGAKAEASTSETAASWSKSEQARVAEASEATHEELARVNRAYEEKFGHIYIVCSMGKTADEMLAIAHERMKNDPETELLRAADEQRKITEIRLDKLVRGG, from the coding sequence ATGACCGACTTTACGGAGCTGATGGATTTGGCCGCGGAGCGGCTGGGCGGTGCGGTGGTCTATGCCAACGACGAATTTTTCGCCGAGAAGGAGAACCTCCTCAAGGCGACCAAGCCCGTCTTCATCGAGGGAAAGTACACCGATCGCGGCAAGTGGATGGACGGCTGGGAGACCCGCCGGCGCCGCATCCCCGGCCACGACTTCTGCATCGTTCGCCTGGGCCTGGCCGGCGTGGTGCGCGGGGTGGTGGTCGACACCGCGTTCTTCAAGGGCAATTACCCGGCCGCGTGCTCCATCGACGGGTGCGCGCTGCCCGGACGCCCCACGGGCGAGGAGCTCGCGTCGGAGTCCACCCCGTGGGTCGAGATCCTCCCGAAGACCGCCCTCTGCGGCGATTCGCAGAACCTCTTTCCCATCGACGCGGGCCTGCGCCTCACGCACCTGCGCGTGCACATCTACCCGGACGGCGGGGTCGCGCGCCTTCGCGTTCACGGCGACGTGCTCCCCGCGCCGCGTTGGGCCGGGCGGAGCGGCGCCGAGGTCGATCTGGCGGCGGCCGAACACGGCGCTTTGGTGGTCGCGTGCAACGACATGTTCTTCGGCTCGCGCCACAACTTGATCATGCCGGGGCGCGGCATCGACATGGGCGACGGGTGGGAGACCAAGCGCAGCCGCGCCGAGGGGCCGGATTGGGCCATCGTGCGCCTCGCCGCCGAGGGCTCGGTCGATCGCATCGAGGTCGATACGAACCACTTCAAGGGGAACTACCCCGATACGTGCGCCATACACGGAATTCGCGCGCGGCCCAACGCCACGGCGGCGGAGCTCTTGGCCGACGAGTCGCAATGGAAGCTCCTCGTGCCGCGCATCAAGCTGCAAGCGCACACGCGCCACTTTTTGGAGGAGGAGCTCACGGCCGAGCGCGGCCCCTACACCCACGTGCGCCTCTCCATTTACCCCGACGGGGGCGTGAGCCGGCTGCGCGTTCATGGAACGGTCACCGCAGATGGACGCGAGGCGCTCGGGCTCCGGCACCTGAACTTCGCGCCCTCGCCGGAGCTCGTGACCTTGCTCACCAACTGTTGCGGATCGCGCGCGTGGGTCGACAAGATGGTGCATGCGCGCCCGTTCCTCGATCGGGAGGCGCTGATCGCGCAGGCGCGCGAGGTGTGGCAGGCGCTTGGCAAGGACGACTACCTCGAGGCGTTCCGGCACCATCCGCGCATCGGGGGCGCCAAGGCGGAGGCCAGCACCTCGGAGACGGCGGCCTCGTGGTCCAAGAGCGAGCAGGCGCGGGTGGCGGAGGCCAGCGAGGCCACCCACGAGGAGCTCGCGAGGGTCAATCGCGCCTACGAGGAGAAGTTCGGACACATTTACATCGTTTGCTCGATGGGTAAGACGGCCGACGAGATGCTCGCCATCGCGCACGAGCGCATGAAGAACGATCCGGAGACCGAGCTTTTGCGCGCCGCCGACGAGCAGCGCAAGATCACGGAAATTCGGCTCGACAAGTTGGTGAGGGGTGGGTAG
- a CDS encoding (2Fe-2S)-binding protein: MMLRMTVNGVARAVEAPPLARLLDVLRGPLGLTGTKEGCGEGECGACTVLLDGVPVNSCLVAAGQCEGQAVMTVEGIHDPGGALSVLQRCFIEDGGAQCGICTPGMLVAAEALLRENRDPSEDQVRDAIAGNLCRCTGYQRIVDAILHAAKRKREEASPELGSEGRT; encoded by the coding sequence ATGATGCTTCGAATGACGGTCAACGGTGTGGCGCGCGCGGTGGAAGCTCCGCCGCTCGCGCGCCTGCTCGACGTGCTGCGCGGGCCCTTGGGGCTCACGGGAACCAAAGAAGGATGCGGCGAGGGTGAGTGCGGCGCGTGCACCGTGCTGCTCGATGGCGTGCCGGTCAACTCGTGCTTGGTCGCGGCCGGCCAGTGCGAGGGTCAGGCCGTCATGACGGTGGAGGGCATCCACGATCCGGGGGGCGCGCTGTCGGTCTTGCAGCGGTGTTTCATCGAGGACGGCGGGGCCCAGTGCGGCATCTGTACGCCGGGCATGTTGGTCGCAGCCGAAGCGCTGCTCCGCGAAAACCGCGATCCCAGCGAGGACCAAGTGCGCGACGCCATCGCCGGCAACCTCTGTCGATGCACCGGCTACCAGCGCATCGTCGACGCCATCCTCCACGCGGCCAAGCGCAAGCGCGAAGAGGCTTCACCCGAGCTCGGGTCCGAGGGCCGCACATGA